One Dama dama isolate Ldn47 chromosome 16, ASM3311817v1, whole genome shotgun sequence DNA window includes the following coding sequences:
- the CTSL gene encoding procathepsin L yields MNPSLLLTALCLGIASAAPEFDYSLNTQWKLWKAVHRRLYDLNEEGWRKEVWKKNMKMIELHNQEYSQGKYSFSMAMNAFGDMTNEEFRQVMNGFQRQKNKKRKVSQETIFASIPPSMDWREKGYVTPVKDQGKCGSCWAFSTTGALEGQMFRKTGKLVSLSEQNLVDCSQPEGNHGCQGGLTDNAFQYVLDVGGLDSEESYPYTGLAGTCHYNPNSSAANVTGFVDLPKQEKALMKAVATLGPISAAIDAGNPSFQFYKSGIYYEPKCSSESVDHAVLVVGYGFEGAHSDDNKYWLVKNSWGEHWGMNGYIKMAKDRNNHCGIATMISYPTV; encoded by the exons ATGAATCCTTCACTCCTCCTGACAGCCCTTTGCTTGGGAATAGCTTCAGCTGCTCCAGAATTTGACTACAGTTTAAATACACAATGGAAATTGTGGAAGGCAGTACACAGGAGACTGTATGACTTG AATGAAGAAGGATGGAGAAAAGAGGTGTggaagaagaatatgaaaatgattgAGCTGCATAATCAGGAATACAGCCAAGGGAAATATAGCTTCAGCATGGCAATGAATGCCTTTGGTGACATG ACCAATGAAGAATTCAGGCAGGTGATGAATGGCTTTCAAAGGCAGAAGAACAAGAAGAGGAAAGTGTCCCAAGAAACTATCTTTGCTTCGATTCCCCCGTCCATGGACTGGAGAGAGAAAGGCTATGTAACTCCTGTGAAGGATCAG GGTAAGTGTGGTTCTTGTTGGGCTTTTAGTACCACGGGTGCCCTTGAAGGACAGATGTTCCGAAAAACTGGCAAACTTGTTTCACTGAGTGAGCAGAACCTGGTGGACTGCTCTCAACCTGAAGGCAATCATGGTTGTCAAGGTGGCCTCACAGATAATGCCTTCCAGTATGTTTTGGATGTTGGAGGCCTGGACTCAGAGGAATCCTACCCATACACTGGATTG GCTGGCACCTGCCATTACAATCCCAACAGTTCTGCTGCTAATGTAACTGGTTTCGTGGACCTCCCTAAGCAGGAGAAGGCTCTTATGAAGGCAGTGGCAACTTTGGGCCCCATCTCTGCTGCTATAGATGCAGGCAATCCATCTTTCCAGTTCTATAAGTCAG GCATTTATTATGAGCCAAAATGCAGCAGTGAATCCGTGGATCATGCTGTTCTGGTAGTTGGCTATGGCTTTGAAGGAGCACACTCAGATGACAATAAATATTGGCTTGTCAAAAACAG CTGGGGTGAACATTGGGGCATGAATGGCTACATAAAGATGGCCAAAGACCGGAACAACCACTGTGGAATCGCCACCATGATCAGTTATCCTACTGTCTAA